The following proteins come from a genomic window of Cronobacter muytjensii ATCC 51329:
- a CDS encoding ComEC family protein, which translates to MAGLSPLLFLPALPPVTQITALTLLASVMVFLRYRAVRYPALMLLFLCWGLFAARQATLPYTSLAGKTHQAEVVVTDTDGATEHNVKILRLNGERWLSAPGAILRGTYLPQQVCAGQRWLMTLRLRPVHGQLNEGGFDRQRYALSQHQPLNGRVVAAQRLSEACSFRSRYIASVSQQLAPFTWRPVILALGFGERVALTDDVKTLLRETGTAHLMAISGLHIGFVGTLGWALARLLQLLLPARWIGYRFPLMAMLATAALYTWLSGSNPPAVRTLVAISVWCALRFCGRQWTPWQVWACCVGSILFCDPVAILSESLWLSAFAVAALIFWYQWVPLRADGRWRHLKSLLHLQCGMTLLLLPLQLLLFHGISLSSLLANLVAVPAVTFIAVPLVLAGMLLDLAHLTWAEQGIWLIADRTLAALFWFLRQLPPGWLGLDQRYQWLMLAPWAGVILWRTRWWRTSTATCGITLGLLSWPFWQKPAEDTWRLHMLDIGHGLSVVIERHGKAILYDSGNAWAGGDSAQQTIIPWLRWHHLEPEGIVISHEHLDHRGGLESLARAWPQMWIRSPLGWANHFPCVKGVHWRWQGLDFTVHWPPEGFQARGNNRSCVVKIDDGEHSVLLTGDIEAPAELAMLKKQWRQLQADIIQVPHHGSRTSSTPTLLSVVNGKAALASVSRYNAWRLPSTTIIRRYKTHRYQWCDTAHAGQISVSFSPGQWQIEGFREQILPRWYHQWFGSPAEYR; encoded by the coding sequence ATGGCAGGTCTGTCGCCACTGCTTTTCCTGCCCGCGCTGCCACCCGTCACGCAGATAACGGCGCTCACGCTGCTGGCATCCGTCATGGTTTTTCTGCGGTATCGGGCCGTGCGTTATCCGGCGCTGATGTTGCTCTTTCTCTGCTGGGGGCTGTTCGCCGCGCGGCAGGCCACGTTGCCATATACATCGCTTGCCGGAAAGACGCATCAGGCCGAGGTGGTGGTGACTGATACCGACGGCGCGACAGAGCATAATGTGAAAATTCTCCGGTTGAATGGCGAACGGTGGCTTTCAGCGCCTGGGGCAATATTGCGGGGCACTTATCTTCCGCAGCAGGTGTGCGCAGGCCAGCGCTGGTTAATGACGCTGCGCTTGAGGCCAGTGCATGGGCAACTCAACGAAGGCGGTTTTGACCGCCAGCGCTATGCCTTATCGCAACACCAGCCGCTTAACGGGCGCGTGGTGGCAGCGCAGCGGCTGAGTGAGGCGTGCAGCTTTCGCTCGCGCTATATCGCGTCGGTCAGCCAGCAACTGGCACCGTTTACCTGGCGACCTGTCATTCTGGCGCTCGGGTTCGGTGAGCGGGTGGCCCTGACAGATGACGTCAAAACGCTCCTGCGTGAAACCGGCACTGCGCATTTGATGGCTATCTCCGGGCTGCATATCGGTTTTGTCGGCACGCTGGGGTGGGCGCTGGCGCGTTTGTTACAGCTCTTATTGCCTGCGCGCTGGATAGGCTACCGGTTTCCCTTAATGGCGATGCTGGCAACAGCGGCACTTTATACCTGGCTCTCAGGCAGTAATCCGCCCGCCGTGAGAACCCTGGTCGCGATTTCCGTCTGGTGCGCGCTGCGATTTTGCGGCAGGCAATGGACGCCCTGGCAAGTTTGGGCCTGCTGTGTGGGTAGCATTCTCTTCTGCGATCCCGTGGCGATACTCTCTGAAAGCCTCTGGCTTTCAGCCTTTGCTGTGGCTGCGCTGATTTTCTGGTATCAGTGGGTGCCGTTGCGCGCTGACGGGAGATGGCGTCATCTGAAAAGCCTGCTGCATCTGCAGTGCGGTATGACGCTGCTGCTGCTGCCGCTTCAGCTTTTGTTGTTCCATGGCATTAGTCTGTCCTCGCTGCTGGCGAATCTGGTCGCGGTGCCGGCGGTCACGTTTATTGCCGTGCCGCTGGTACTGGCTGGCATGCTGCTGGATCTGGCGCATCTAACGTGGGCGGAGCAGGGGATATGGCTGATAGCTGACCGAACGCTGGCCGCGCTTTTCTGGTTCTTACGGCAGTTGCCTCCCGGCTGGCTTGGCCTTGATCAACGCTATCAGTGGCTGATGCTTGCGCCCTGGGCCGGGGTTATTCTCTGGCGGACGCGCTGGTGGCGTACCTCGACTGCAACATGCGGTATTACGCTGGGGCTGCTGTCATGGCCATTCTGGCAGAAACCCGCAGAGGATACCTGGCGGTTACATATGCTGGATATCGGTCACGGTCTCTCCGTGGTGATTGAGCGCCACGGCAAGGCGATACTGTACGACAGCGGAAACGCCTGGGCTGGCGGCGACAGCGCTCAGCAAACGATTATCCCCTGGCTTCGCTGGCATCATCTTGAGCCGGAAGGGATAGTTATCAGCCATGAGCACCTCGATCACCGGGGTGGGTTGGAGAGCCTGGCGCGCGCATGGCCGCAGATGTGGATCCGCAGCCCACTCGGTTGGGCCAACCATTTTCCCTGCGTGAAAGGCGTGCACTGGCGCTGGCAGGGCCTCGACTTTACTGTGCACTGGCCACCGGAGGGTTTTCAGGCGCGGGGTAATAACCGTTCATGTGTGGTGAAAATCGATGACGGCGAGCACAGCGTCTTGCTGACTGGCGATATTGAAGCTCCGGCAGAGTTGGCTATGCTCAAAAAGCAGTGGCGGCAGTTACAGGCAGATATTATTCAGGTGCCTCACCACGGCAGCCGTACTTCATCAACGCCGACGCTACTTTCGGTTGTGAATGGCAAAGCGGCGCTGGCGTCGGTGTCTCGCTACAACGCCTGGCGCCTGCCATCCACGACCATAATACGACGCTATAAAACACATCGCTATCAATGGTGCGATACGGCACACGCCGGGCAAATCTCTGTCTCTTTTTCGCCAGGGCAATGGCAGATTGAAGGGTTCAGAGAACAGATTTTACCCCGCTGGTATCATCAGTGGTTTGGCTCACCTGCTGAATACAGGTAG
- the ihfB gene encoding integration host factor subunit beta has translation MTKSELIERLASQHSHIPAKAVEDAVKEMLEHMASTLAQGERIEIRGFGSFSLHYRAPRTGRNPKTGDKVELEGKYVPHFKPGKELRDRANIYG, from the coding sequence ATGACCAAGTCAGAATTAATAGAAAGACTTGCAAGCCAGCACTCCCATATCCCGGCGAAAGCGGTGGAAGATGCGGTTAAAGAGATGCTGGAACATATGGCCTCTACTCTTGCCCAGGGCGAGCGTATTGAAATCCGGGGTTTCGGCAGTTTCTCCTTACACTATCGCGCACCACGCACCGGGCGTAACCCGAAAACAGGTGATAAAGTTGAGCTGGAAGGTAAGTACGTTCCGCACTTTAAACCGGGTAAAGAACTACGCGACCGCGCCAATATTTACGGTTAA
- the rpsA gene encoding 30S ribosomal protein S1: MTESFAQLFEESLKEIETRPGSIVRGVVVAIDKDVVLVDAGLKSESAIPAEQFKNAQGEIEIQVGDEVDVALDAVEDGFGETLLSREKAKRHEAWLMLEKAYEEAATVTGVINGKVKGGFTVELNGIRAFLPGSLVDVRPVRDTLHLEGKELEFKVIKLDQKRNNVVVSRRAVIESENSAERDQLLENLQEGMEVKGIVKNLTDYGAFVDLGGVDGLLHITDMAWKRVKHPSEIVNVGDEITVKVLKFDRERTRVSLGLKQLGEDPWVAIAKRYPEGTRLTGRVTNLTDYGCFVEIEEGVEGLVHVSEMDWTNKNIHPSKVVNVGDVVEVMVLDIDEERRRISLGLKQCKANPWQQFAETHNKGDRVEGKIKSITDFGIFIGLDGGIDGLVHLSDISWNVAGEEAVREYKKGDEIAAVVLQVDAERERISLGVKQLAEDPFNNYVALNKKGAIVTGKVTAVDAKGATVELADGVEGYLRASEASRDRVEDATLVLSVGDDVEAKFTGVDRKNRVVSLSVRAKDEADEKDAIASVNNKQEEGNFSNAMAEAFKAAKGE; this comes from the coding sequence ATGACTGAATCTTTTGCTCAACTCTTTGAAGAATCCCTGAAAGAAATCGAAACCCGCCCGGGTTCTATCGTTCGTGGCGTTGTTGTTGCTATCGACAAAGACGTAGTACTGGTTGACGCCGGTCTGAAATCTGAGTCCGCCATTCCGGCAGAGCAGTTCAAAAACGCCCAGGGCGAAATTGAAATCCAGGTTGGTGACGAAGTTGACGTTGCTCTGGATGCAGTAGAAGACGGTTTCGGCGAAACCCTGCTGTCTCGTGAGAAAGCTAAACGTCACGAAGCGTGGCTGATGCTGGAAAAAGCTTACGAAGAAGCTGCAACCGTTACTGGTGTTATCAATGGCAAAGTCAAGGGCGGCTTCACTGTTGAGCTGAACGGTATTCGTGCGTTCCTGCCGGGTTCCCTGGTAGACGTGCGTCCGGTTCGTGACACCCTGCACCTCGAAGGCAAAGAGCTTGAATTCAAAGTAATCAAGCTGGACCAGAAGCGTAACAACGTTGTCGTTTCCCGTCGTGCCGTTATCGAATCTGAAAACAGCGCAGAGCGCGATCAGCTGCTGGAAAACCTGCAGGAAGGCATGGAAGTTAAAGGTATCGTTAAGAACCTCACTGACTACGGTGCATTCGTTGATCTGGGCGGCGTAGACGGCCTGCTGCACATCACTGATATGGCATGGAAACGCGTTAAGCATCCGAGCGAAATCGTGAACGTGGGCGACGAAATCACTGTTAAAGTGCTGAAGTTCGACCGCGAGCGTACCCGTGTCTCCCTGGGCCTGAAACAGCTGGGCGAAGATCCGTGGGTTGCTATCGCTAAACGTTACCCGGAAGGCACTCGCCTGACTGGTCGCGTAACCAACCTGACCGACTACGGCTGCTTCGTTGAAATCGAAGAAGGCGTTGAAGGCCTGGTACACGTTTCCGAAATGGACTGGACCAACAAAAACATCCACCCGTCCAAAGTTGTTAACGTCGGCGACGTGGTAGAAGTGATGGTTCTGGATATCGACGAAGAACGTCGTCGTATCTCCCTGGGCCTGAAACAGTGCAAAGCCAACCCGTGGCAGCAGTTCGCTGAGACCCACAACAAAGGCGATCGCGTTGAAGGTAAAATCAAGTCTATCACTGACTTCGGTATCTTCATCGGCCTGGACGGCGGCATCGACGGTCTGGTTCACCTGTCTGACATCTCCTGGAACGTGGCTGGCGAAGAAGCCGTTCGCGAGTACAAAAAAGGCGACGAAATCGCTGCCGTTGTACTGCAGGTTGACGCAGAGCGTGAGCGTATCTCCCTGGGCGTTAAACAGCTCGCGGAAGATCCGTTCAACAACTACGTTGCGCTGAACAAGAAAGGTGCAATCGTTACTGGTAAAGTAACCGCAGTTGACGCTAAAGGTGCTACAGTTGAATTAGCAGACGGCGTTGAAGGCTACCTGCGCGCTTCTGAAGCTTCCCGTGACCGCGTAGAAGACGCGACTCTGGTTCTGAGCGTTGGCGACGACGTTGAAGCTAAGTTCACCGGCGTTGATCGTAAGAACCGCGTAGTAAGCCTGTCTGTTCGTGCGAAAGACGAAGCTGACGAGAAAGATGCAATCGCTTCTGTTAACAACAAACAGGAAGAAGGCAACTTCTCTAACGCAATGGCTGAAGCGTTCAAAGCAGCTAAAGGCGAGTAA
- the cmk gene encoding (d)CMP kinase produces the protein MTASVPVITIDGPSGAGKGTLCKAMAETLQWHLLDSGAIYRVLALAALHHHVDVASEEALVPLAAHLDVRFVAQQGELEVILEGEDVSAEIRTQEVANAASQVAAFPRVREALLRRQRAFREAPGLIADGRDMGTVVFPDAPVKIFLDASSEERAHRRMLQLQEKGFSVNFERLLAEIKERDDRDRNRPVAPLVPAQDALVLDSTSLSIEQVIEKALEYAREKLALAK, from the coding sequence ATGACGGCATCCGTCCCGGTAATCACAATCGATGGCCCAAGCGGCGCAGGCAAAGGCACGCTGTGTAAAGCGATGGCTGAGACCCTGCAATGGCATTTACTGGATTCCGGCGCCATTTACCGGGTTCTTGCGCTGGCCGCGCTGCATCATCATGTCGACGTCGCCTCTGAAGAAGCGCTGGTTCCGCTGGCTGCGCATCTCGACGTGCGTTTCGTCGCGCAACAGGGCGAACTGGAAGTGATTCTGGAAGGCGAGGACGTCAGCGCCGAAATCCGCACGCAGGAAGTGGCGAACGCCGCTTCGCAGGTCGCCGCGTTTCCGCGCGTGCGCGAGGCCCTGCTGCGCCGTCAGCGCGCGTTCCGTGAAGCCCCTGGCTTGATAGCCGACGGGCGCGATATGGGAACCGTGGTTTTCCCTGATGCGCCAGTGAAAATTTTCCTCGACGCCTCTTCGGAAGAGCGTGCCCATCGCCGCATGCTACAGTTGCAGGAAAAGGGCTTTAGTGTTAACTTTGAACGCCTTTTGGCCGAGATAAAAGAGCGCGATGACCGCGATCGTAACCGGCCCGTAGCGCCGTTAGTGCCTGCGCAAGACGCTCTGGTGCTGGATTCCACCAGCCTTAGCATCGAACAGGTCATCGAAAAGGCGCTCGAATACGCCCGTGAAAAACTGGCGCTCGCGAAGTAA
- the loiP gene encoding metalloprotease LoiP has product MKNKKVLLSCLVAAALVSGCKNMGALNGDALAKSGMSAYQAATLSDADVKALSDQACAEMDKKNPVVPASSKYAKRLNKIAKALGNNINGTPVNYKVYETPEVNAWAMANGCIRVYSGLMDMMTDNEVEAVLGHEMGHVALGHTRKAMQTAYATVAARDAVSATSAAGAQLSKSELGDMAQNVINSAFSRSQESDADDFSYDLLKKRKISTKGLVTSFEKLAKLDAGSEKSMFDSHPPSAERAQHIRDRIAADKK; this is encoded by the coding sequence ATGAAAAACAAAAAAGTACTTCTGAGCTGTCTGGTTGCCGCAGCGCTGGTGTCTGGCTGTAAAAATATGGGCGCGCTGAATGGCGACGCGCTGGCAAAATCCGGCATGTCCGCATATCAGGCTGCGACGCTCAGCGACGCAGACGTAAAAGCGCTGTCCGATCAGGCATGCGCGGAAATGGATAAAAAAAATCCCGTCGTGCCGGCGTCCAGCAAATACGCGAAACGCCTGAATAAAATCGCGAAAGCGCTTGGCAACAATATCAATGGCACGCCGGTAAACTACAAAGTTTACGAAACGCCTGAAGTCAACGCCTGGGCGATGGCGAACGGCTGTATCCGTGTTTATAGCGGTCTGATGGATATGATGACCGACAACGAAGTGGAAGCGGTTCTGGGCCACGAAATGGGGCATGTGGCCTTAGGCCATACCCGCAAAGCTATGCAGACCGCGTATGCGACCGTGGCGGCACGCGATGCGGTATCCGCTACCAGCGCTGCAGGCGCGCAACTCTCTAAATCTGAGCTGGGCGACATGGCGCAAAACGTGATTAACTCCGCGTTCTCCCGCAGCCAGGAGTCGGATGCTGATGACTTCTCTTACGATCTGCTGAAAAAACGTAAGATCAGTACCAAAGGCCTGGTCACCAGTTTCGAGAAGCTGGCGAAACTGGATGCGGGTTCCGAGAAATCGATGTTTGACTCTCACCCGCCTTCAGCGGAACGCGCTCAGCACATCCGCGATCGTATCGCTGCAGACAAGAAATAA
- the aroA gene encoding 3-phosphoshikimate 1-carboxyvinyltransferase, which yields MQESLTLQPIARVDGTINLPGSKSVSNRALLLAALAKGTTTLTNLLDSDDVRHMLNALKALGVNYSLSDDRTRCEIQGQGGPFNTLVELELFLGNAGTAMRPLAAALCLGTNNVVLTGEPRMKERPIGHLVDALRQGGADITYLEQENYPPLRLKGGFAGGNVTVDGSVSSQFLTALLMTAPLAPSNTAIDIKGELVSKPYIDITLHLMKTFGIEVENQNYQRFVIQGGQQYQSPGHYLVEGDASSASYFLAAAAIRGGTVKVTGIGRNSVQGDIRFADVLEKMGARITWGDDFISCTRGELNAVDMDMNHIPDAAMTIATTALFANGTTTLRNIYNWRVKETDRLAAMATELRKVGATVEEGHDFITVTPPAQLQFADIGTYNDHRMAMCFSLVALSDTPVTILDPKCTAKTFPDYFTQLARISHSA from the coding sequence ATGCAGGAATCCCTGACCTTACAACCCATCGCGCGCGTGGATGGCACCATTAACCTTCCTGGCTCCAAAAGCGTGTCCAATCGCGCGCTGCTGCTGGCCGCGCTCGCGAAAGGCACCACCACGCTGACCAACCTGTTAGACAGCGATGACGTGCGCCACATGCTGAATGCGCTTAAAGCGCTGGGTGTGAATTATTCGCTCTCCGACGATCGCACCCGCTGTGAAATTCAGGGGCAGGGTGGGCCGTTTAACACGCTCGTGGAGCTGGAGCTATTTTTAGGCAACGCGGGCACAGCGATGCGTCCGCTGGCCGCCGCGCTGTGCCTCGGCACCAATAATGTTGTGCTGACCGGCGAGCCGCGTATGAAAGAGCGCCCGATAGGCCATCTGGTAGACGCGCTGCGTCAGGGCGGCGCAGACATTACATATCTGGAGCAGGAAAACTATCCGCCGCTGCGCCTGAAAGGCGGTTTTGCGGGCGGTAACGTCACCGTTGACGGCAGCGTCTCCAGCCAGTTTTTAACCGCGCTTCTGATGACAGCACCGCTGGCGCCGAGCAATACCGCTATCGACATCAAAGGTGAGCTGGTTTCAAAACCCTATATTGATATTACGTTGCACCTGATGAAAACCTTCGGGATTGAGGTGGAGAACCAGAATTACCAGCGTTTTGTGATTCAGGGCGGCCAGCAGTACCAGTCGCCGGGGCACTATCTGGTGGAAGGCGACGCCTCGTCCGCGTCCTATTTCCTCGCCGCCGCGGCCATTCGTGGCGGCACTGTGAAGGTCACCGGGATCGGGCGCAACAGCGTGCAGGGCGATATCCGTTTTGCCGATGTGCTGGAGAAAATGGGCGCACGCATCACCTGGGGCGACGATTTCATTAGCTGCACCCGCGGTGAGCTTAACGCTGTTGATATGGACATGAACCATATCCCCGATGCGGCGATGACCATCGCGACGACCGCGCTGTTCGCTAACGGCACCACCACGCTTCGCAACATCTACAACTGGCGTGTGAAGGAAACAGACCGTCTGGCGGCGATGGCGACGGAGCTGCGTAAAGTGGGCGCGACGGTGGAGGAGGGACATGACTTCATTACCGTTACGCCGCCAGCGCAGCTGCAATTCGCTGATATCGGCACCTATAACGATCACCGCATGGCGATGTGCTTCTCGCTGGTGGCGCTCTCCGACACGCCGGTGACCATTCTCGATCCGAAATGCACCGCGAAGACCTTTCCTGATTACTTCACCCAGCTCGCGCGCATCAGCCACTCCGCCTGA
- the serC gene encoding 3-phosphoserine/phosphohydroxythreonine transaminase: MAQVYNFSSGPAMLPADVLRVAQEELRDWQGLGTSVMEISHRSKEFIQVAEQAEQDFRDLLQIPSNYKVLFCHGGGRGQFSAIPLNLLGDKTTADYVDGGYWAASAVKEAKKYLTPNVIDAKITVDGKRAIKPMNEWQRSEGAAYLHYCPNETIDGIAINDTPDFGDAIVTADFSSTILSHPIDISRYGVIYAGAQKNIGPAGLTLVIVREDLLGRAHVACPSVLDYSVLSENDSMFNTPPTFAWYLAGLVFKWLKGKGGVAAMDKINQQKAELLYGVIDNSGFYRNDVATANRSRMNVPFQLADSNLDKLFLEESFAAGLHALKGHRVVGGMRASIYNAMPLEGVQALTDFMVDFERRHG, translated from the coding sequence ATGGCTCAGGTCTACAATTTTAGTTCTGGCCCGGCGATGCTGCCGGCGGATGTGTTGCGAGTAGCTCAGGAAGAGTTGCGTGACTGGCAGGGGTTAGGCACCTCTGTGATGGAAATTAGCCACCGCAGCAAAGAGTTTATTCAGGTTGCGGAGCAGGCAGAGCAGGATTTTCGCGATCTGCTGCAGATCCCCTCAAACTATAAAGTATTGTTCTGTCACGGTGGTGGGCGAGGCCAGTTTTCCGCTATTCCGCTGAATCTGCTGGGCGACAAGACGACGGCGGATTATGTCGACGGCGGCTACTGGGCGGCCAGCGCCGTTAAAGAAGCCAAAAAATACCTGACGCCGAATGTTATCGACGCGAAAATTACCGTCGACGGCAAACGCGCTATCAAGCCGATGAATGAATGGCAGCGCTCTGAAGGCGCGGCGTATTTGCACTATTGCCCGAATGAAACTATCGACGGTATCGCAATTAACGATACGCCCGATTTCGGCGACGCTATCGTGACCGCGGATTTTTCCTCTACTATTCTGTCTCATCCCATCGACATCAGTCGCTATGGCGTCATTTATGCGGGCGCACAGAAAAATATCGGCCCGGCGGGTCTGACGCTGGTCATTGTGCGCGAGGATCTTCTCGGCAGGGCGCATGTGGCGTGTCCTTCCGTGCTGGATTACAGCGTGCTGAGCGAAAATGACTCTATGTTCAATACGCCCCCGACCTTCGCCTGGTATCTGGCAGGACTGGTCTTTAAATGGCTCAAAGGTAAGGGCGGCGTGGCCGCGATGGACAAAATCAATCAGCAAAAAGCGGAACTGCTTTATGGCGTGATTGATAACAGCGGCTTCTATCGCAACGACGTGGCGACGGCGAACCGTTCGCGCATGAACGTGCCGTTCCAGCTCGCCGACAGCAATCTGGATAAGCTGTTCCTTGAGGAATCCTTCGCGGCGGGTCTGCATGCGCTGAAAGGCCACCGCGTGGTTGGCGGGATGCGCGCCTCTATTTATAACGCGATGCCGCTCGAAGGGGTGCAAGCCCTGACCGATTTTATGGTTGATTTCGAACGCCGCCACGGTTAA
- a CDS encoding DUF421 domain-containing protein translates to MKAFDLQRMALDKFPLEFLGEVALRSLYTFLLVFVFLKITGRRGVRQMSLFEVLIILTLGSAAGDVAFYDDVPMLPVLAVFVTIALLYRLAMWLMSFSEKLEDLLEGKPRIIIEDGELAWEKLNRENMTEFEFFMELRTKGVEHLGQVRLAILEASGQISVYYYPDKLVRPGLSILPEYCSERFETIPETGDYACIRCSEVVTFESGVKPPCPRCKNHIWVKASTATRVT, encoded by the coding sequence ATGAAAGCTTTCGATTTGCAACGGATGGCGCTTGACAAGTTTCCGCTTGAATTTCTGGGCGAAGTCGCGCTACGCAGCCTCTATACCTTTCTTCTGGTCTTTGTGTTTCTCAAAATTACCGGGCGACGCGGCGTACGCCAGATGTCGCTGTTTGAAGTCTTAATCATTCTGACGCTTGGCTCGGCGGCGGGCGACGTGGCGTTTTATGATGACGTGCCGATGCTGCCGGTGCTGGCCGTGTTTGTCACCATCGCGCTGCTCTATCGGCTGGCGATGTGGCTGATGTCATTTAGCGAAAAGCTCGAAGATCTGCTTGAGGGCAAGCCACGCATCATTATTGAAGATGGCGAGCTGGCCTGGGAGAAACTCAACCGGGAAAACATGACCGAATTTGAATTCTTTATGGAGCTGCGCACCAAAGGGGTGGAACATCTGGGACAGGTGCGGCTGGCGATTCTGGAAGCGAGCGGGCAAATCAGCGTGTACTACTATCCTGATAAACTGGTGCGACCGGGGCTCTCCATTTTGCCGGAGTATTGCAGCGAACGGTTTGAAACGATCCCGGAAACCGGCGACTACGCCTGCATTCGCTGTAGCGAAGTGGTGACCTTTGAGTCAGGCGTTAAACCACCGTGTCCGCGCTGTAAAAACCACATCTGGGTGAAGGCAAGCACCGCGACCCGCGTCACCTGA
- the ycaO gene encoding 30S ribosomal protein S12 methylthiotransferase accessory factor YcaO: protein MTQTFIPGKDAALEDSIARFQQKLADLGFNIEEASWLNPVPNVWSVHIRDKECALCFTNGKGATKKAALASALGEYFERLSTNYFFADFWLGDTIANGPFVHYPNEKWFPIPQSDALPEGILDARLRAFYDPENELTASMLVDLQSGNEERGICALPFTRQSDEQTVYIPMNIVGNLYVSNGMSAGNTRNEARVQGLSEVFERHIKNRIIAESISLPEIPQDVLARYPGVVEAINTLEAEGFPIFAYDGSLGGKYPVICVVLFNPANGTCFASFGAHPDFGVALERTVTELLQGRGLKDLDVFTPPTFDDEEVAEHANLETHFIDSSGLISWDMFKQDADYPFVDWSFAGTTEEEFATLMAIFRAEDKEVYIADYEHLGVYACRILVPGMSDIYPAEDLWLANNSMGAHLRETLLALPGSEWEKEDYLNLIAQLDEEGHDDFTRVRELLGLATGKDNGWYTLRIGELKAMLALAGGDLDQALIWTEWTIEFNASVFSAGRANYYRCLQTLLLLAQEEEREPLQYLNAFVRMYGADAVEAASAAISGEAPFYGLQPVDSDLKAFPAHQSLLAAYEKLQRAKATFWQGN, encoded by the coding sequence ATGACTCAAACCTTCATCCCCGGCAAAGATGCCGCTCTGGAAGATTCCATCGCTCGCTTCCAGCAGAAACTCGCCGATCTGGGCTTTAACATCGAAGAGGCCTCCTGGCTGAACCCGGTGCCAAACGTCTGGTCCGTGCATATTCGCGACAAAGAGTGCGCACTGTGCTTTACCAACGGTAAAGGCGCCACGAAAAAAGCCGCGCTGGCGTCCGCGCTGGGCGAATATTTTGAGCGTCTGTCCACCAACTATTTCTTCGCTGATTTCTGGCTGGGCGACACCATTGCGAATGGCCCTTTTGTACACTATCCGAATGAAAAATGGTTCCCGATCCCGCAGAGCGACGCGCTGCCAGAAGGGATCCTCGACGCCCGCCTGCGCGCGTTTTACGATCCGGAAAACGAGCTGACCGCCAGTATGCTGGTAGACCTGCAGTCTGGTAATGAAGAGCGTGGCATCTGCGCCCTGCCGTTTACCCGTCAGTCCGACGAGCAGACCGTCTATATTCCGATGAACATTGTAGGCAACCTGTACGTGTCCAACGGCATGTCCGCCGGCAATACCCGCAATGAGGCCCGCGTTCAGGGGCTTTCTGAAGTCTTCGAGCGCCACATTAAAAACCGTATTATCGCTGAGAGCATCAGCCTGCCGGAGATCCCGCAGGACGTGCTGGCGCGCTACCCGGGTGTCGTGGAAGCCATCAATACGCTCGAAGCCGAAGGTTTCCCCATTTTCGCCTATGACGGCTCGCTGGGCGGTAAGTATCCGGTTATCTGCGTCGTGCTGTTTAACCCGGCGAACGGCACCTGCTTCGCTTCCTTTGGCGCGCATCCTGATTTCGGCGTAGCGCTGGAGCGTACCGTGACGGAACTGCTGCAGGGTCGCGGCCTGAAAGATCTCGACGTGTTCACCCCGCCGACGTTTGATGATGAAGAAGTCGCTGAGCACGCTAACCTGGAGACCCATTTCATTGACTCCAGCGGTCTTATCTCCTGGGATATGTTTAAGCAAGACGCAGACTACCCGTTCGTGGACTGGAGCTTCGCCGGTACTACGGAAGAAGAGTTCGCCACGCTGATGGCTATCTTCCGCGCCGAAGATAAAGAAGTGTATATCGCCGATTACGAACATCTGGGCGTCTACGCCTGCCGTATCCTGGTACCAGGCATGTCCGACATCTATCCGGCGGAAGATCTGTGGCTCGCCAATAACAGCATGGGCGCGCACCTGCGCGAAACCCTGCTGGCGCTGCCGGGCAGCGAATGGGAGAAAGAAGATTATCTGAATCTCATCGCCCAGCTTGATGAAGAAGGCCATGACGATTTTACCCGCGTACGCGAACTGCTTGGTCTGGCGACCGGTAAAGACAACGGCTGGTATACCCTGCGCATCGGCGAGCTGAAAGCAATGCTGGCGCTGGCGGGCGGCGATCTGGATCAGGCGCTGATCTGGACAGAATGGACAATCGAGTTTAACGCGTCGGTCTTTAGCGCCGGGCGCGCCAACTACTATCGCTGCCTGCAAACTCTGCTGCTGCTGGCGCAGGAAGAGGAACGCGAGCCACTGCAGTATCTCAATGCGTTTGTGCGCATGTACGGTGCTGATGCGGTGGAAGCCGCCAGCGCTGCTATCAGCGGCGAAGCGCCGTTCTACGGTCTTCAGCCGGTCGACAGCGACCTCAAAGCTTTCCCGGCGCATCAGTCGTTACTGGCGGCCTACGAAAAACTACAGCGTGCTAAGGCGACGTTTTGGCAGGGAAATTGA